The proteins below are encoded in one region of Bombus vancouverensis nearcticus chromosome 8, iyBomVanc1_principal, whole genome shotgun sequence:
- the LOC117162749 gene encoding angiotensin-converting enzyme, translating into MPSKWVCIILNLIVYVVASVEDEKTKAFIKLTEFAYEDTCMSTAEAEWEFINSPSNETLSKWEDELISYASFKNLQKDEVGNISKADIRDESLQYKYDVAEKIGDALLDTEDFKSLVHFSGTTELLRLSTVHKGILNNHTRKDVERILSRGNDVRNKNTVWIAWHQELASLVKNFSAILPLVDKAAKANGVKDVKEYWELLSGYSDGYNKVEYIWNGIVDLHKKILKFVISSLSQKYDIAMNDTIPAYLLGTLQGNDWIPISVDVTPYPDLMYNIKKNLWKKKLHAKTLYRIASAMSIQILSQAPQADFWKNSYFYGQCPSKLVNFCKDAVLRVSTCFEPTISNYLSTHKNVGKIVFNQLSVEDTPILNTANRYSALEEGVSELFGILAASPAWLNYTHIIDDSSNNDQNLIVSLMITALNTLPRIAYYISVDMWRINAIEKNLTNPEDLISSWWQYREKYEGIKSNGSNLPTFLNDDHITNNKPYLPKLVGTMLAFQLYEYLMESTEIRYDSIVRKQMNINFLKMIQQGADDWMKVVNKYLEIDEISLDSLLSFFSPLEDFIDEQYEDFQYKAVTAKESELYELEKKLIMEINATTTNAPPTTTIATSKQTIKKKTEIINRKSPSRQDDKKSDINIVTNSSKDLKFKSPIYEQVEKPENRNPLEPVTTEAPFDQSLDTQGIGDDNKPKTNTSKAAWAVGAVLIGIIVICIIAIFGRQRCRKVPKNRRYV; encoded by the exons ATGCCATCAAAATGGGTTTGCATAATCCTTAATCTGATAGTGTATGTGGTTGCGTCCGTAGAAGATGAAAAGACTAAAGCTTTCATAAAATTAACCGAATTCGCTTACGAGGATACTTGTATGAGTACAGCTGAAGCGGAATGGGAATTTATTAATTCACCATCGAATGAAACATTATCAAAATGG gaAGACGAATTAATTTCTTATGCCTCCTTCAAGAACTTACAAAAAGACGAAGTTGGTAACATTTCAAAAGCTGATATCAGAGATGAATCTTTACAATACAAGTATGATGTTGCTGAAAAAATAGGCGATGCTTTATTGGACACTGAAGATTTTAAAAGC CTTGTTCATTTTTCTGGGACCACAGAGTTGCTGAGATTATCTACAGTTCATAAAGGAATTTTAAATAATCACACAAGAAAAG ATGTGGAACGTATACTGTCTCGTGGTAATGATGTTAGAAATAAAAACACTGTTTGGATAGCATGGCATCAAGAACTAGCTTCATTAGTTAAAAATTTCTCTGCCATCCTACCACTTGTTGATAAAGCTGCCAAAGCAAATG gtgtCAAAGATGTTAAAGAATATTGGGAACTTTTAAGTGGATATAGTGATGGTTATAATAAAGTTGAATATATATGGAATGGGATTGTCGATcttcataaaaaaatattgaaattcgtAATAAGTAGCTTATCTCAGAAGTATGATATTGCTATGAATGATACAATACCAGCATACTTACTTG GAACCTTGCAAGGAAACGATTGGATTCCTATATCAGTTGATGTAACACCTTATCCAGAtcttatgtataatattaaaaaaaatctttGGAAGAAG aaaCTCCATGCGAAAACACTGTACAGAATTGCTTCTGCTATGAGTATACAAATACTAAGTCAAGCGCCACAAGCAGATTTTTGGAAAAATAGTTATTTCTATGGACAGTGCCCTTCAAAATTAGTTAATTTCTGCAAAGATGCTGTTTTGAG GGTATCTACTTGCTTTGAACCTACTATAAGTAATTATCTCTCTACTCACAAAAACGTAGGAAAGATTGTGTTCAATCAATTATCTGTCGAGGATACTCCGATACttaatacggctaatcgatatTCAG CCCTAGAAGAAGGTGTGTCGGAACTCTTTGGTATTTTAGCAGCAAGTCCTGCGTGGTTAAATTACACACATATTATCGATGACTCTAGCAATAATGATCAAAATTTAATTGTATCTCTTATGATTACTGCATTGAATACGCTACCGCGGATTGCTTATTATATATCTGTAGATATGTGGAGAATCAATGCTATTGAAAAAAACTTAACAAATCCTGAAGATTTAATATCATCTTGGTGGCAATATAG GGAAAAATATGAAGGAATCAAATCTAATGGATCTAATTTACCCACATTTTTAAATGATGATCATATCACGAACAATAAACCATATTTGCC aaagCTAGTCGGTACAATGTTGGCATTTCAGTTGTATGAATATCTGATGGAATCCACAGAAATTAGATATGATTCGATTGTAAGAAAACAgatgaatattaatttttt AAAAATGATTCAGCAAGGCGCCGATGATTGGATGAAAGTAGtcaataaatatttagaaatagatGAAATTTCACTGGATTCGttactttcatttttctcgCCGTTGgaagatttcattgacgagcAGTATGAGGATTTTCAATACAAGGCAGTTACAGCCAAAGAGTCAGAATTATATGAACTAGAAAAGAAACTAATTATGGAAATAAATGCCACGACTACTAATGCTCCGCCAACCACTACAATTGCCACTTCGAAACAAActataaagaaaaaaacagaaataataaatagaaagtCTCCAAGTAGACAGGATGATAAAAAGAGCGATATAAATATTGTGACTAATTCGAGCAAAGATTTAAAGTTTAAGTCGCCTATATATGAACAAGTCGAAAAGCCAGAAAATCGTAATCCACTAGAACCAGTGACAACTGAGGCTCCTTTTGATCAATCACTTGACACCCAAGGCATAGGAGATGACAATAAACCAAAGACAAATACTAGTAAGGCAGCGTGGGCCGTGGGCGCAGTGCTGATAGGAATAATAGTTATTTGTATAATTGCGATTTTCGGAAGACAAAGATGTCGCAAAGTACCAAAAAATAGACGATACGTTTAA